Proteins co-encoded in one Chloroflexota bacterium genomic window:
- a CDS encoding holo-ACP synthase has translation MSGHRVRTGVDLIEIERIRQAHRRYGQRFLDRIYTAAEQARCRGRADELAARFAAKEAVSKALGTGMRGVLWKEIEVVNDPRGKPLVRLYGAAERRAAELGIADLDISLTHSRDLAIAFVVALSGP, from the coding sequence GTGAGCGGCCATCGCGTCCGCACCGGCGTCGACCTGATCGAGATCGAGCGCATCCGCCAAGCGCACCGCCGCTACGGCCAGCGGTTTCTCGACCGCATCTATACCGCCGCCGAGCAAGCGAGATGCCGTGGGCGCGCGGATGAGTTGGCCGCGCGCTTTGCGGCCAAGGAGGCCGTGTCCAAGGCGCTGGGCACGGGCATGCGCGGCGTGCTGTGGAAGGAGATCGAGGTCGTGAACGATCCGCGCGGCAAGCCACTCGTGCGCCTCTATGGCGCCGCCGAGCGACGGGCAGCCGAGCTTGGCATCGCCGATCTCGACATCAGCCTCACCCACAGCCGAGATCTGGCCATCGCCTTCGTCGTGGCGCTCAGCGGTCCGTGA
- a CDS encoding Holliday junction ATP-dependent DNA helicase RuvA, producing MIGYLEGLVIRTGDDSLVVKVHGTGLGLEVVVPARARRSPGQPVELHTHTHIASDGAILAGFGSAQELETYRHLLDVTGVGPRMAVRVLSSHPVDRIVQALDDEDPRPFQAVSGIGRKLANRIILELRGKLVPEPGIRLGLTGADEALDALVGLGYTRVEAQLALEQIAGEDLDVADRIAAALRILGMRVTP from the coding sequence ATGATCGGGTACCTGGAGGGTCTGGTCATCCGCACCGGCGACGATTCGCTGGTGGTCAAGGTCCACGGCACCGGACTCGGGTTGGAAGTCGTGGTTCCGGCGCGAGCGCGACGGTCGCCCGGACAGCCGGTGGAACTCCACACGCACACCCACATCGCGTCGGACGGGGCAATCCTCGCCGGCTTCGGGTCCGCGCAGGAGTTGGAGACGTATCGCCACCTGCTCGACGTGACCGGCGTGGGGCCGCGCATGGCCGTGCGGGTGCTTTCCAGCCATCCGGTCGACCGCATCGTGCAGGCGCTCGACGACGAAGACCCACGGCCGTTTCAGGCGGTCTCGGGCATCGGGCGCAAGCTGGCCAACCGCATCATTCTCGAGCTGCGGGGCAAGCTGGTGCCCGAGCCGGGGATTCGACTGGGACTGACGGGAGCCGATGAGGCGCTCGACGCGCTGGTCGGGCTCGGCTACACGCGCGTCGAGGCGCAGCTCGCGCTCGAGCAGATTGCCGGAGAAGACCTCGACGTGGCGGACCGCATCGCCGCGGCGTTGCGCATCCTCGGCATGCGAGTCACACCGTGA
- the ruvB gene encoding Holliday junction branch migration DNA helicase RuvB, with protein sequence MTERIVAADAGGEDRSLETTLRPASLADDEFIGQPRVKRGLRLMIAAARQRGEPIDHILLAGPPGLGKTTLANIIATEMEGRLHVTSGPALERPGDLAATLSSMEPGEVLFIDEIHRLGKTVEEILYPAMEDFALDIVVGAGKPHARTYRLDLPRFTVVGATTRHGQLTPALSDRFGESYRLDFYSPDECAQIVSRSARILGVEVVPAGAAAIAQRARGTARVCNRLLRRVRDFAEVEADGVVTKAVANQALEDMGVDPEGLDSMDRRILTTIIESYVGGPVGLQSLAATVAEEVTTLESHYEPYLLQAGFLARTSRGRVATPKAYEHLGFTRGDSGTQQGSLL encoded by the coding sequence GTGACCGAACGCATCGTCGCCGCCGACGCCGGCGGTGAGGATCGCAGTCTCGAAACCACGCTCCGCCCCGCCAGCCTGGCGGACGACGAGTTCATCGGGCAGCCGCGCGTCAAACGCGGTCTGCGCTTGATGATCGCGGCGGCGCGGCAACGCGGCGAGCCCATCGACCACATCCTGCTCGCCGGACCTCCCGGTCTGGGCAAGACCACCCTGGCCAACATCATCGCCACCGAGATGGAAGGCCGGCTCCACGTCACGTCGGGTCCGGCTCTCGAACGTCCTGGCGATCTCGCCGCCACCCTGAGCAGCATGGAACCCGGCGAGGTCTTGTTTATCGATGAGATACACCGGCTTGGAAAGACGGTTGAGGAAATCCTGTATCCCGCCATGGAGGACTTCGCGCTGGACATCGTGGTCGGCGCGGGCAAGCCGCATGCGCGCACGTATCGGCTCGACCTGCCGCGATTCACCGTCGTTGGCGCCACGACGCGGCACGGCCAGCTCACGCCGGCGCTGAGCGATCGTTTCGGCGAGTCCTATCGCCTCGACTTCTATTCGCCCGACGAGTGCGCCCAGATCGTTTCGCGCTCGGCACGCATTCTTGGCGTCGAGGTCGTGCCGGCCGGGGCCGCCGCCATTGCGCAACGGGCGCGCGGCACGGCGCGCGTCTGCAACCGGCTGCTGCGCCGCGTACGCGACTTTGCTGAGGTCGAGGCGGACGGCGTGGTGACAAAGGCCGTGGCCAACCAGGCGCTCGAGGACATGGGTGTCGACCCGGAAGGCCTCGACAGCATGGATCGGCGAATCCTGACCACCATCATCGAGTCTTACGTCGGCGGGCCGGTGGGGCTGCAATCCCTGGCCGCCACCGTGGCCGAGGAAGTCACCACGCTGGAGTCCCACTACGAGCCGTACCTGTTGCAAGCCGGCTTCCTCGCGCGGACGTCCCGTGGTCGCGTCGCCACGCCAAAGGCGTACGAGCACCTGGGTTTCACCCGGGGTGACTCCGGGACGCAGCAGGGCTCGTTGCTCTGA
- the ruvC gene encoding crossover junction endodeoxyribonuclease RuvC: MPDLVTLGIDPGTARCGFGIVAGPHSARALDSGCITTRAKDPLGTRLATIREALAELIERFPVTDIALERLGYARRLTTAAQVAYATGVVHLVAADRGLPVEEYAPKEIKLAVAGYGAAEKDAVQAMVVRLLRMAAPPTSDHAADALATAICHQHSIRARTLERTLGVR; this comes from the coding sequence ATGCCTGATCTGGTGACGCTGGGAATCGATCCCGGGACGGCGCGCTGCGGCTTCGGCATCGTCGCGGGGCCGCACAGTGCAAGGGCCTTGGACTCGGGCTGTATCACCACGCGGGCCAAAGACCCGCTAGGGACTCGCCTAGCAACCATCCGCGAAGCGCTCGCGGAGCTCATCGAGCGATTTCCCGTCACCGACATTGCGCTCGAGCGCTTGGGATATGCCCGCCGCCTGACAACCGCCGCCCAGGTCGCCTATGCCACGGGCGTAGTGCACCTGGTGGCGGCCGACCGTGGGCTGCCGGTGGAAGAGTACGCGCCGAAGGAAATCAAGCTGGCCGTGGCCGGCTATGGCGCCGCCGAGAAGGATGCCGTGCAGGCCATGGTGGTTCGGCTGCTGCGCATGGCCGCGCCGCCGACCTCCGACCACGCCGCCGACGCGCTGGCGACGGCCATCTGCCACCAGCACTCGATTCGCGCGCGCACGCTCGAGCGCACCCTGGGCGTCCGATGA
- a CDS encoding FecR domain-containing protein, with protein sequence MRTETEIASSPAVRETEAYRGMQRLAWVALVVSLVVFVALAVFVPRGIGAALGLVQEARGSQAVVLEGTVLFQPPAAATWRQLAPTADLPEGTRLRTDDRSRVLVSLPDGSTLLLFNETELALQRMQFGRFNERSQDSVVRLFTGQVRIGVSRHPHIPDRAITVLVDDGRLDLKEGSYLVERPGEGPNRVAVRVGEASVILGSRSLRLTSQSRAEFSMTSGLVGPLPIERDLIQDSLFATDIGNGPWWSFFDTEAGPAGRVEALDGTLRFVRSSEGAPIDRHGEGGVMQLLDIDTRDLMTLRLRLEARTDAQSLSGGGTAGTEYPLMVRLIYVDDQGGEQIWGAGFYHQNDEGLSVKLGQQVPRGQWTTLEVDNLLGALQPPPVKLRRIELLGSGWEYDSSIRRVEITGH encoded by the coding sequence ATGCGCACGGAGACGGAAATAGCATCAAGCCCGGCAGTCCGCGAGACTGAGGCCTACCGCGGCATGCAGCGGCTCGCGTGGGTCGCGCTCGTCGTGTCACTCGTGGTCTTCGTTGCGCTGGCGGTCTTCGTGCCGCGTGGGATTGGCGCGGCGCTTGGCCTGGTGCAAGAAGCGCGGGGCAGCCAAGCCGTGGTCCTTGAGGGAACCGTGCTCTTCCAGCCGCCGGCAGCCGCCACGTGGCGTCAGCTCGCGCCGACGGCCGACTTGCCCGAGGGAACGCGGCTTAGAACCGATGACCGGTCCCGCGTGCTCGTGAGCCTCCCGGATGGCAGCACCCTGCTGCTCTTCAACGAGACCGAGCTGGCCCTCCAGCGCATGCAATTCGGACGGTTCAACGAGCGCTCGCAAGACTCGGTCGTGCGCCTGTTCACCGGGCAGGTGCGCATCGGCGTGAGCCGGCACCCGCATATTCCCGACCGCGCGATCACCGTGCTCGTCGACGACGGTCGACTGGATCTCAAGGAGGGGAGCTACCTCGTCGAGCGCCCAGGTGAAGGGCCAAACCGCGTGGCGGTTCGCGTTGGCGAGGCCAGCGTGATCCTTGGCAGCCGCTCGCTTCGCCTGACCAGTCAATCGCGGGCGGAATTCAGCATGACCTCCGGCCTCGTTGGGCCGCTCCCGATCGAGCGAGACCTGATCCAAGACTCGCTGTTCGCCACCGACATCGGCAACGGGCCGTGGTGGAGTTTCTTCGACACCGAGGCCGGGCCGGCGGGCCGAGTTGAAGCTCTCGATGGCACGCTGCGCTTCGTGCGCTCCAGCGAGGGCGCTCCGATTGATCGGCACGGCGAGGGTGGCGTCATGCAGCTGCTCGACATCGATACGCGTGATCTCATGACCCTGCGGTTGCGCCTGGAAGCGCGCACGGACGCGCAGAGCTTGTCCGGCGGCGGCACGGCGGGCACCGAGTATCCGCTGATGGTTCGCCTGATCTACGTCGACGATCAGGGCGGCGAGCAGATTTGGGGCGCCGGGTTCTACCACCAGAACGATGAAGGTCTCAGCGTGAAGCTGGGCCAGCAGGTACCCCGGGGCCAATGGACCACGCTCGAGGTGGACAATCTGCTCGGAGCCCTGCAACCGCCGCCTGTGAAGCTGCGCCGAATCGAGTTGCTCGGCAGCGGCTGGGAGTACGACTCCTCGATTCGCCGCGTTGAAATAACCGGGCACTGA
- a CDS encoding acylphosphatase → MPRLVATVYGRVQGVAFRFFVQTHGRRLGLGGYVRNRADGYSVEVCAEGRREDLESLLGQLRVGPPGARVVQVDVAWPSGTGEFTGFTIRT, encoded by the coding sequence GTGCCCCGCCTTGTCGCGACGGTGTATGGCCGGGTGCAAGGCGTCGCATTTAGATTCTTCGTCCAAACGCACGGTCGGCGTCTCGGCCTGGGCGGATACGTCCGCAATCGAGCCGACGGCTACTCGGTCGAAGTCTGCGCCGAGGGCCGTCGGGAAGACCTCGAATCCCTGCTCGGACAGTTGCGCGTCGGCCCGCCCGGTGCCCGCGTGGTGCAGGTGGACGTCGCTTGGCCGTCGGGAACCGGTGAATTCACGGGCTTTACGATTCGAACCTAA